The following coding sequences lie in one Cannabis sativa cultivar Pink pepper isolate KNU-18-1 chromosome 5, ASM2916894v1, whole genome shotgun sequence genomic window:
- the LOC133037959 gene encoding uncharacterized protein LOC133037959, producing the protein MAPRLIIPAPEHFTGRVTYRGTGIFAKIKARFEEFNLNNTAKESRFGSFWNAVPLTFSSVLFHQLMLHKMKVDAQEELRMRFYVGRKEVRFGVLEFALITGLDFSSGPTEEEKAAQVARSGSDRLINKYFNRSDSVKTEALQLQFTNCQNPEDLYKLGLCLFVESVLLGREANALITPHIIRYVEDLEFFFRIPWGKHSFARLMHSLQKDMLKQKANYEKKLSSDVQHECKYTAYGFAPAVQYWAYEAILEVGKRYGTNHGIRFPRMLSWTSKGDIGKKDVSALFSRRNLEVVKGLLPRTEEEAFVRTISYDGVENLVDDAVDDTEAEAGSQVPETQVPYTR; encoded by the exons atggctcccagactcattattccagcacccgagcatttcactggccgcgtcacatataggggcactggaatttttgcaaaaattaaagctcggtttgaggagttcaaccttaataacacggcgaaggaaagccgtttcgggagcttctggaatgccgtaccactgacattctcctcggtgttatttcaccagctgatgctccacaaaatgaaagtggatgctcaggaggagttgaggatgaggttttatgttggtcggaaggaggtccgattcggggtgctggagtttgcactcattacgggtttggacttctcctcggggccaacagaagaggagaaggctgcgcaggtcgcgcgctcggggtcagaccgattgatcaacaaatatttcaaccgGTCTGATAGTGTGAAGACAGAAGCACTCCAACTTCAGTTCACAAACTGCCAGAAcccggaagacttgtacaagctcggcttgtgcttgtttgtggagtcagtGCTTCTGGGCCGCGAGGCCAACGCGCTGATCACGCCTCACATCATTAGATATGTGGAAgacctcgagttcttcttccggattccttgggggaagcactcattcgccagactcatgcactcgcttcagaaagacatgttgaaacagaaggccaactacgagaagaagctgagttcggatgttcagcacgagtgcaaatacacagcatatggcttcgcacctgcagtccaatattgggcgtacgaggccattttggaggttggcaagaggtatggcacgaaccacgggattcggttccccaggatgcttagctggacgagcaaaggcgatattgggaagaaagacgtcagcgcattattttctagacgg aatctggaagtggtgaaggggctacttccacggacagaggaggaggcatttgtgaggacaatatcttacgatggtgtggagAACCTGGTTGATGATGCTGTGGATGACACAGAGGCTGAGGCAGGTAGTCAGGTACCAGAGACTCAGGTCCCGTACACTCGGTGA